From a region of the Castanea sativa cultivar Marrone di Chiusa Pesio chromosome 10, ASM4071231v1 genome:
- the LOC142613887 gene encoding uncharacterized protein LOC142613887: MAKKGTKRCPIFSMFMLLFLFFNLPMLHGEELELLLSFKASIKDQFGFLSDWNSSATFCNWHGIVCDNSSHVNSLELSGQNISGKVSASIFQLQYVKVVDLSNNQLFGEIPGDLFSCPSLQFLNLSNNNLTGPLPRISISHLETLDLSNNMLSGSIPDNIGLLSSLQFLDLGGNVLVGKIPKSISNITTLQVLTLASNQLVGEIPHEIGQMKSLKWIYLGYNNLSGEIPTEIGDLTSLNHLDIVYNNLSGHIPFSLGNLSNLQYLFLYENKLTGPIPRSLFNLKKLASLDLSINSLFGEIPELIIQLQNLEVLHLFSNNFTGKIPAALTSLPRLQMLQLWSNQLSGEIPRDLGRLNNLTVLDLSTNYLAGKIPESLCNSGQLYKLILFSNSLEGEIPRSLSSCTSLKRVRLQNNRLSGELSSGFTTLPLVNFLDISSNYLSGRIDKQKWDMASLEMLNLGKNNFFGELPGSFGSDKLQSLDLSGNQFSGNIPKSFGGLSELVQLELRENKLSGHIPEEFSSCKKLVRLDLSHNQLSGLIPISLAQLPVLGLLDLSENQFSGEIPESFGRLESLVEVNISHNHLHGILPSTGAFLAINASAVAGNNNLCGGDFTSGLPHCKSGKSPMWWYVLTCFLVALVMLAIAAFLFVFIRSRRDELELKRVENEYGIWEMQFFDSKVSKSLTMEDIFSSAKDENVIMRGNKKGVSVSYRAKSFMNNMQFVVKEMKGGNTVLPTSFWSVVAELGKLKHPNIIRLMGICWSEKRGFLVYEYVDGKVLSEVLRNLSWERRRKIAIGIAKALSFLHGYCSPSVVVGDMSPEGVLVDGKDEPRLSLSLPAGLACMDTKSISSAYVAPETRETKEMTEQSDIYGFGLILIELLTGKSPADTEFGMQENNIVEWARYCYSDCHLDVWIDSMIRGHATNNQNEIVETMNLALHCTATDPTARPCATQVLKTLESAMKPSSCVSTLKFSSSN; this comes from the exons ATGGCCAAGAAAGGAACTAAAAGATGTCCAATATTCTCCATGTTCATGTTGCTATTCTTATTCTTCAATCTTCCCATGTTGCATGGCGAGGAACTAGAGCTTCTCTTATCATTCAAAGCTTCGATCAAAGACCAGTTTGGCTTTCTTTCTGACTGGAATTCCTCTGCCACTTTTTGCAACTGGCATGGTATAGTCTGTGACAACTCTTCCCATGTTAACTCACTTGAGCTCTCTGGGCAAAACATCTCTGGCAAAGTTTCTGCCTCAATTTTCCAATTGCAGTACGTCAAGGTTGTTGATCTTTCCAACAATCAGTTGTTTGGGGAAATTCCtggtgatttattttcttgtccttcacttcaattcctcaATCTTAGTAACAATAATTTAACAGGTCCATTGCCAAGAATTTCCATTTCCCACCTTGAAACACTAGACCTTTCCAACAACATGCTTTCGGGTAGTATTCCAGACAATATTGGATTGCTTTCTAGCTTACAATTTCTTGATCTAGGTGGAAATGTTTTGGTGGGAAAAATTCCAAAATCCATATCAAATATCACAACTTTGCAAGTCTTGACTTTGGCTTCAAACCAACTAGTTGGTGAAATTCCACATGAAATAGGCCAAATGAAGAGCTTGAAGTGGATTTACCTAGGCTACAACAATCTTTCAGGTGAAATTCCAACAGAGATTGGAGACTTGACTTCTCTCAATCATCTTGATATTGTCTACAACAATCTCAGTGGACATATTCCATTCTCTCTAGGAAACCTCAGCAATCTTCAGTATCTCTTCCTATACGAGAACAAGCTCACGGGTCCAATTCCAAGATCACTTTTTAACCTCAAAAAGCTGGCCTcacttgatcttagcatcaatTCTCTTTTTGGTGAGATCCCAGAGCTCATAATTCAGCTGCAAAACTTGGAGGTTCTTCATCTTTTCTCCAACAACTTTACGGGAAAGATTCCGGCTGCCTTAACCTCCTTGCCTCGACTTCAAATGCTCCAGTTATGGTCGAATCAATTATCCGGTGAGATCCCCAGAGACCTTGGAAGGCTAAACAATCTCACTGTACTGGACCTTTCCACCAATTATCTCGCCGGGAAAATCCCTGAAAGCTTATGCAACTCGGGCCAGCTTTATAAGCTCATCCTCTTCTCTAATTCCCTGGAAGGCGAAATTCCCAGGAGTTTGAGTTCTTGCACAAGCTTAAAGCGAGTACGCCTCCAAAACAACCGTCTCTCCGGTGAATTATCCTCAGGTTTCACAACACTGCCACTAGTAAACTTCCTGGATATCTCAAGCAACTATCTTTCTGGCAGAATTGACAAGCAAAAGTGGGATATGGCATCACTGGAGATGCTGAATTTAGGgaagaacaatttttttggaGAGCTGCCAGGTTCATTTGGTAGTGACAAGCTTCAGAGCTTGGACTTATCTGGAAATCAGTTTTCAGGTAATATCCCCAAGAGCTTTGGGGGATTATCAGAGCTAGTGCAATTAGAGCTACGTGAAAACAAGCTCTCAGGTCACATTCCAGAAGAATTTTCATCATGCAAGAAGCTTGTGAGATTAGACCTCAGCCATAATCAACTCAGTGGCCTAATTCCAATCAGTCTAGCTCAACTTCCGGTTCTGGGTCTACTTGATTTGTCGGAAAACCAATTTTCCGGTGAAATTCCGGAAAGTTTTGGAAGATTGGAATCTCTTGTAGAAGTGAATATTTCTCACAATCACTTGCATGGAATCTTACCTTCTACTGGGGCATTTCTTGCTATTAATGCCAGTGCTGTTGCCGGCAATAATAACCTTTGTGGTGGCGATTTTACAAGTGGTTTACCGCATTGCAAGAGCGGTAAAAGTCCCATGTGGTGGTATGTTCTCACTTGCTTTTTGGTCGCATTAGTAATGTTAGCTATTGCTgcttttctctttgttttcattCGAAGCCGGCGTGATGAGTTGGAGCTGAAAAGAGTGGAAAACGAATATGGAATATGGGAAATGCAGTTCTTTGATTCCAAGGTTTCGAAGTCCCTCACAATGGAGGATATTTTCTCATCGGCCAAAGATGAAAATGTCATTATGAGAGGGAACAAGAAAGGGGTTTCAGTTTCATATAGAGCAAAGTCTTTCATGAACAACATGCAGTTCGTGGTGAAGGAAATGAAAGGTGGAAATACAGTACTTCCAACGAGTTTTTGGTCTGTTGTTGCCGAACTCGGTAAGCTTAAGCACCCAAACATCATTAGGTTGATGGGAATTTGTTGGTCTGAAAAGCGTGGATTTTTGGTTTATGAGTATGTGGATGGGAAAGTTTTGAGTGAAGTTCTTCGGAATTTGAGTTGGGAAAGAAGGCGTAAAATCGCGATTGGGATCGCGAAAGCGCTGAGCTTTTTGCATGGATATTGTTCACCAAGTGTTGTGGTTGGTGACATGTCGCCGGAGGGAGTTCTTGTTGATGGAAAAGATGAGCCTCGCCTGAGTTTGAGCCTTCCTGCTGGGTTGGCTTGTATGGACACCAAGTCCATTTCTTCAGCCTACGTTGCTCCAG AAACCAGAGAAACCAAAGAAATGACAGAACAGAGTGATATATATGGATTCGGTCTCATATTGATTGAGTTATTGACTGGTAAAAGCCCCGCCGACACGGAATTTGGCATGCAAGAGAATAATATTGTTGAGTGGGCCCGATATTGCTACTCAGATTGTCATCTTGATGTGTGGATTGATAGTATGATAAGGGGACATGCAACGAATAATCAGAATGAGATTGTTGAGACTATGAACCTAGCCCTTCACTGCACCGCCACTGACCCCACGGCTAGGCCATGCGCAACTCAAGTATTGAAAACCCTAGAGTCTGCTATGAAGCCTAGTTCTTGTGTTTCAACCCTTAAATTTTCTtcatctaattaa
- the LOC142613278 gene encoding homeobox-leucine zipper protein ATHB-8, whose protein sequence is MMAVSSSCTKLQMDNGKYVRYTPEQVEALERLYHDCPKPSSMRRQQLIRECPILSNIEPKQIKVWFQNRRCREKQRKEASRLQAVNRKLTAMNKLLMEENDRLQKQVSQLVYENSYFRQHTQNATLATTDTSCESVVTSGQHHLTPQHPPKDASPAGLISIAEETLTEFLSKATGTAVEWVQMPGMKPGPDSIGIVAISHGCTGVAARACGLVGLEPTRVAEILKDRPTWFHGCRAVDVINVLSTANGGTIELLYMQLYAPTTLAPARDFWLLRYTSVLEDGSLVVCERSLNNTQNGPSMPPVQHFVRAEMLPSGYLIRPCEGGGSIIHIVDHMDLEPWSVPEVLRPLYESSTLLAQKTTMAALRHLRQISQEHSQPNVSGWGRRPAALRALSQRLSKGFNEAVNGFTDEGWSMLESDGIDDVTILVNSSPAKMMGGNISYANGFQSMSNAVLCAKASMLLQNVPPAILLRFLREHRSEWADSSIDAYSAAAIKAGPCSLPGVRAGSFGGQVILPLAHTIEHEEFMEVIKLESMGHYREDMMMAGDIFLLQLCSGVDENAVGNCAELIFAPIDASFSDDAPIIPSGFRIIPLDSGIDSSSPNRTLDLASALEVGPTGNRASGENSGQCGSTKSVMTIAFQFAFEIHLQDNVAAMARQYVRSIIAAVQRVALVLSPSHFGSHSGIRPPPGTPEAHTLARWICQSYRCYLGVELLKSEGSEPILKTLWHHSDAVMCCSLKALPVFTFANQAGLDMLETTLVALQDITLEKIFDDNGKKTLCSEFPQIMQQGFMCLQGGICLSSMGRPISYERAVAWKVLNEEENAHCICFMFINWSFV, encoded by the exons ATGATGGCAGTGAGTTCATCCTGCACTAAGCTGCAAATGGATAACGGCAAGTATGTGAGGTACACGCCTGAGCAAGTTGAGGCTCTTGAAAGGCTCTACCATGACTGCCCCAAGCCAAGCTCCATGCGCCGCCAACAGCTTATCAGGGAGTGTCCCATTCTCTCCAACATCGAGCCTAAGCAGATCAAAGTTTGGTTCCAGAACCGAAG ATGTAGAGAAAAGCAGCGAAAAGAGGCGTCACGACTGCAAGCTGTGAATAGGAAGCTGACGGCGATGAATAAGCTTTTAATGGAGGAGAATGATCGGCTGCAAAAGCAGGTGTCACAGCTGGTGTATGAGAACAGTTATTTCCGTCAGCACACGCAAAAT GCAACCCTTGCCACCACAGACACTAGTTGTGAGTCGGTGGTGACGAGTGGTCAACACCATCTAACACCTCAGCATCCACCAAAGGATGCTAGCCCTGCAGG ACTTATATCCATTGCAGAGGAGACTTTAACAGAGTTTCTTTCGAAGGCTACTGGAACTGCTGTGGAGTGGGTCCAAATGCCCGGGATGAAG CCTGGTCCGGATTCCATTGGAATCGTTGCTATTTCTCATGGTTGCACTGGAGTGGCAGCTCGTGCATGTGGCCTTGTTGGTCTAGAACCTACAAGA GTCGCTGAAATCCTCAAAGATCGGCCTACATGGTTCCATGGTTGCCGAGCTGTGGACGTTATAAATGTGTTGTCCACTGCAAATGGTGGAACCATTGAACTGCTTTACATGCAG CTATATGCACCCACAACTTTGGCACCAGCTCGTGACTTCTGGTTGCTGCGCTACACGTCTGTTTTGGAAGATGGCAGTCTAGTG GTCTGTGAAAGATCACTTAACAACACTCAGAATGGTCCGAGCATGCCACCGGTGCAGCATTTCGTGAGAGCAGAAATGCTGCCAAGTGGGTATCTGATTAGACCTTGTGAAGGGGGCGGATCAATTATTCATATAGTTGATCATATGGATTTAGAG CCTTGGAGTGTACCCGAAGTGTTGCGCCCGCTTTATGAGTCATCAACTCTACTTGCTCAGAAGACAACAATGGCA gCATTGCGCCATTTGAGGCAGATCTCTCAAGAACATTCTCAGCCAAATGTCTCTGGTTGGGGGAGGAGACCTGCTGCTCTACGTGCACTTAGCCAGAGATTGAGCAA GGGGTTTAATGAAGCAGTTAATGGGTTCACAGATGAGGGATGGTCTATGTTAGAAAGTGATGGTATTGATGATGTTACTATTCTTGTGAACTCGTCTCCAGCCAAGATGATGGGTGGAAATATTTCTTACGCCAATGGATTTCAATCAATGAGCAATGCAGTTCTATGTGCCAAGGCCTCCATGCTATTACAA AATGTGCCTCCTGCAATACTTCTTAGATTTCTTCGAGAACACCGGTCTGAGTGGGCAGACAGCAGTATTGATGCTTACTCAGCAGCTGCCATTAAAGCTGGTCCTTGTAGCTTACCTGGAGTTAGAGCTGGAAGTTTTGGGGGTCAGGTCATTCTTCCACTGGCTCACACAATTGAGCATGAAGAG TTTATGGAGGTCATTAAGCTTGAAAGTATGGGCCACTATCGGGAGGACATGATGATGGCTGGTGACATCTTCCTCTTGCAA CTTTGTAGTGGAGTGGATGAAAATGCTGTGGGAAACTGTGCAGAACTCATCTTTGCTCCCATTGACGCCTCGTTCTCTGATGATGCGCCAATTATACCTTCTGGTTTCCGCATTATTCCTCTTGATTCTGGAATT GATTCCTCTAGTCCAAACCGTACACTTGACCTTGCCTCTGCTCTTGAAGTTGGACCCACTGGAAACAGAGCTTCTGGTGAAAATTCTGGTCAGTGTGGGAGCACCAAATCTGTGATGACAATAGCATTCCAGTTTGCATTTGAAATCCACCTTCAAGACAATGTAGCAGCCATGGCTAGACAATATGTCCGGAGCATTATAGCAGCTGTGCAGAGGGTGGCATTGGTGCTCTCTCCTTCTCATTTTGGTTCTCATTCTGGTATTCGGCCACCACCTGGCACTCCTGAAGCTCACACGCTTGCTCGGTGGATCTGTCAAAGCTATAG GTGCTATCTAGGGGTTGAACTACTTAAAAGTGAAGGAAGTGAACCCATTCTCAAAACTCTTTGGCATCACTCGGATGCAGTCATGTGCTGCTCTTTGAAG GCACTGCCAGTTTTTACATTTGCAAATCAGGCAGGTCTTGATATGCTTGAGACGACCTTGGTTGCACTTCAAGACATTACTTTGGAAAAGATTTTTGATGACAATGGAAAGAAAACCCTATGCTCAGAGTTCCCACAGATAATGCAGCAG GGTTTTATGTGTCTTCAAGGTGGTATTTGCTTATCTAGCATGGGCAGGCCCATCTCCTATGAGAGAGCAGTGGCGTGGAAGGTGTTGAACGAAGAAGAGAATGCTCACTGTATCTGCTTCATGTTCATCAACTGGTCTTTTGTCTAA